From a single Brassica napus cultivar Da-Ae chromosome C9, Da-Ae, whole genome shotgun sequence genomic region:
- the LOC106426046 gene encoding uncharacterized protein LOC106426046 yields the protein MNMEGEKRTPLSARKKHKRKSKRLVRSIVTYLKSDAYLYAPLFSDLSPLPPQIHTPPPSNSESSKTEDLPVADCEAGTSKITNLVTMEVSTMREDNRNLRSDTADHALHNGRISSSKRSLVILDGQRTGVSR from the exons ATGAACATGGAGGGAGAAAAGAGAACTCCACTGAGCGCGAGAAAGAAACACAAGAGGAAAAGCAAGAGACTTGTCAGGAGTATCGTCACCTACCTCAAGTCCGATGCATACTTGTACGCTCCTCTGTTTTCCGATTTGTCACCGCTCCCGCCGCAGATACATACGCCTCCACCGTCTAACTCCGAATCTTCTAAGACAGAAGACTTGCCTGTTGCAG ACTGTGAAGCAGGTACATCGAAAATCACGAACTTGGTTACGATGGAAGTATCAACCATGAGGGAAGATAACAGGAATCTCAGGTCAGACACTGCAGACCATGCATTGCATAACGGAAGGATCAGCTCTTCGAAACGATCACTTGTCATCTTAGACGGACAACGAACTGGAGTAAGCCGTTGA